In Pseudonocardia sp. DSM 110487, the sequence ACGTCGCGGCGCTGGCCATGAGCCGTCCGGATCTGATTCGCAGCTGGGCCTCCGATGCCCTCGGCGTGTTCGCGCCCGACTACCTCTGGCATCCGCGGGCACAGGTGTGGCAGCAGGAGGGCCCAGGGGAAGCCTCGGTGCAGCAGTTGTGGGGAGGCGATCTGGAGCAGCGACTCGCGGTGACGTCGGCCCTCGGTATGGCCGGGCGCATGGCGGAGCGGGTCGCGGCAGGCATGGATCCCGAGATGGGTCGCGCCGTCCTCAAGCTGTTGCGGTCGGCACGACAGCCGGCGATGGCCGAAGCGGGACGGCTCCTACCGAGCGCCGCACAACGTCCGGGGCTCGCTCTCATCGCCGTGGACGACTTCGAGAGAGCCAGCGGGACGTTGGCGCAGCACGAGTGGGCAGCGCGCCAATCGGGCGCAAGGATGGCGCATCTGGAGGGCGTGGGCCACTGGTGGCCGGAGGAGACGCCGGCGCCGGTTGCTGAGGCTCTGACGAACTTCTGGGCAGAGCTGCCGGATCCAGAAAGGGCTCCTGCGACCGGCTCCCGGGGGTAACTTCTGCGGCGCGCTCGCCGGGTTCCCCTGTTCGTTATGACAGCACTGTCGTTCAGTGGCCGCCCGTCAGGGTGGCCTCGAGACCGGAGAGCACGATCCTCGCCGCTGTCGGCCCGGCGTTGAGGTACCAGGGGTCGTCGTCGACGAGCACGGCACGGCCGTCCCGCACGGCCGGCAAGGCCTTCCAGAGCGGGTTGGCGGTGGTCGCCGAATCAGCGGCCTCGGCCTCCGTGGTGGCACCCTGCACCGAGTAGAAGATCCGATCGGCGTCAGCCAGCTGCAGTTCCTCCGGCGAGAGATCCTTCGACGTCGCGTCGAACTGCTGCGCCGGAGGCCTCCGCAAACCCGCGTCCCATGCGATGAAGCCCACGAAGGAGGAGACGCCGAAGATCCGCGTGCGGTCGGCGGTCACCCGGAGGAACGAGACGGTCTGCTCCCCCGCGCTCTCCCCCAGCTTCGCGGCGTCGGCGGCGAAGCCGTCGAGGAACGCCTGCGCCGCGCCCTCCTTGCCGAGGCCGTCGGCGAGCAGCAGGAAGTCCTGCTTCCAGTTGACGCCGGTGCCTTCCACCAGAACGGTCGGCGCGAGCGCGGAGAGCGCCGGGTAGACCTCCTGCGACGCGGCGGCGTTGGCGAGCACGAGGTCGGGATGCAGCGCGGCGATCGCCTCCAGGTTCGGGTTCTGGCGCGATCCGACCGACGCGACGGCGGCGAGCTGGGTGGCGTACTGCGGGAACGCGTCCCGGACGTAGCGCGGCACGAGGTCGGCGTCATCCCCTGAAGCGGCGCCCACCGGCACGACCCCGAGCGTGAGGATCGCGTCGGTCTGGCCCGTGGCGATCACGACGACCCGCTGCGGTGGCGCCGCGATCGTCGTCACCCCACCGAAGTGCGTGATCGTG encodes:
- a CDS encoding ABC transporter substrate-binding protein gives rise to the protein MFGRVPVIAVAALTALAALSGCASSPPVSEAPPPAPVDRPPGPTSLTGGMGAPEADGVFPRTITHFGGVTTIAAPPQRVVVIATGQTDAILTLGVVPVGAASGDDADLVPRYVRDAFPQYATQLAAVASVGSRQNPNLEAIAALHPDLVLANAAASQEVYPALSALAPTVLVEGTGVNWKQDFLLLADGLGKEGAAQAFLDGFAADAAKLGESAGEQTVSFLRVTADRTRIFGVSSFVGFIAWDAGLRRPPAQQFDATSKDLSPEELQLADADRIFYSVQGATTEAEAADSATTANPLWKALPAVRDGRAVLVDDDPWYLNAGPTAARIVLSGLEATLTGGH
- a CDS encoding alpha/beta fold hydrolase, with the translated sequence MSTNKYLGDGFVSRTPLVLVHGNPESAAIWGPLIGELDRADAVVLPPPGFGVPAPRGFDSSATTYRDWLASQLELFRAPVDLVGHDWGGIHVAALAMSRPDLIRSWASDALGVFAPDYLWHPRAQVWQQEGPGEASVQQLWGGDLEQRLAVTSALGMAGRMAERVAAGMDPEMGRAVLKLLRSARQPAMAEAGRLLPSAAQRPGLALIAVDDFERASGTLAQHEWAARQSGARMAHLEGVGHWWPEETPAPVAEALTNFWAELPDPERAPATGSRG